The Corvus moneduloides isolate bCorMon1 unplaced genomic scaffold, bCorMon1.pri scaffold_134_arrow_ctg1, whole genome shotgun sequence genome includes a window with the following:
- the ALDH16A1 gene encoding aldehyde dehydrogenase family 16 member A1 isoform X11 — MAALVALGAAPVAKIFSTMEEGPIPAGINPGEAWLESHGRSLGHFVAGTWLKPPGRMSLECREAATGRTVAVVPAGDSSDLAAAVAAAAAAAEAWAGLGGLERGQRLTRLATTLDGDRRGTMGALLALARGRPLSRTLGADLDLGLRLLQVPAGGAQLGPPGLEGWTPLGVVAVVLAGPCSLSALLWKLGPLLAMGNTALVLCSPATAPPLLLLGELSGEGAALPPGVLNVLAGPPGLCQALRAHPEVTSVTFLGASQEELQALVWGSPCRGPRLGGPRGGRVVVIVLDSADLDSAAAAIVATAATPPALFPWGGCVVLAQDAVAAALERRLRARLGALRVGDPLDPKTEVGPLPPGTPLPEGVVQEAHEEGAQVFQVPLPPLPEGGHCFYPPTLISGAALTSCCLREPAPGPLLVLLPVRSPNEAVAVASALPQTVAAAVWAQDVTVALDTADRLPQGLVWLNALDLLDPSGGCAGGAMDTDLDEALREFGCPPWEQPPEVDEPLSPLVTADDPSDPDLAQAVAAARGAAPGWGRLPGASRARVLRGAAAALGGTHGTPKDGDSGDTDGSLRRALLRWAARAERVGGAVQEVPGGRALVTRRPLGVVGVAWGWPRPLPLELLPPALALGNCLVVAAPPGGAGPVQRLRKALVAAGLPGGALVVLPGNSRGSGSRLARQHPDGLWLCGTDAVPLLLLLAAPAPGSCCSFAFNPVSSTFRAHLNNLTPWLLLDYPVAMPSNLEPDSGCSDLWRVHFGAVALQRMLGVAGKDLAPLLRTLLAQLHFVAECHIQPPPALTGTPDVRAGRDLSG; from the exons ATGGCGGCTCTGGTGGCCCTCGGGGCTGCCCCGGTCGCCAAAATCTTCTCCACGATGGAGGAGGGACCGATCCCCGCGGGGATCAACCCGGGAGAA GCGTGGCTGGAGTCCCATGGCCGCAGCCTCGGACACTTCGTGGCCGGAACGTGGCTGAAGCCACCGGGAAGGATGAGCCTGGAGTGCCGGGAGGCTGCCACGG GCCGGACGGTGGCTGTGGTGCCGGCGGGGGACAGCTCGGACCTGGCCGCGGCtgtggcggcggcggcggcagcggccgaggcctgggcagggctgggggggctcgAGCGGGGGCAGCGCCTGACCCG GCTGGCCACCACACTGGATGGTGACCGCAGGGGGACAATGGGGGCCCTGCTGGCCCTGGCCAGAGGGCGGCCACTCAGCCGGACCCTCGGGGCCGACCTGGACCTGGGGCTGCGGCTGCTTCAGGTGCCCGCAGGGGGGGCCCAGCTCGGCCCCCCTGGCCTGGAGGGCTGGACCCCACTGG GGGTGGTGGCTGTGGTCCTGGCAGGTCCCTGCTCGCTGTCAGCGCTGCTCTGGAAACTGGGGCCACTCCTCGCCATGG GGAACACGGCCCTGGTACTGTGCTCTCCGGCCACTGCccctccactgctgctgctgggggaactgagcggggagggggcagcgctgcccccCGGGGTCCTCAACGTCCTGGCCGGACCCCCGGGGCTTTGCCAGGCCTTGCGTGCCCACCCTGAGGTCACTTCTGTCACCTTCCTGGGAGCATCACAG gaggagctgcaggcactggTCTGGGGGTCCCCATGCCGAGGGCCGCGCCTGGGTGGTCCCCGTGGTGGCCGTGTCGTGGTCATCGTGCTGGACTCGGCCGACCTGGAcagcgctgctgctgccatcgTCGCCACAGCCGCCACTCCCCCTGCACtg TTCCCGTGGGGGGGCTGCGTGGTGCTGGCCCAGGACgcggtggcggcggcgctggagcggcggctccgggcccgGCTCGGGGCCCTGCGAGTTGGAGACCCCCTGGACCCCAAAACCGAGGTGGGGCCGCtgccccccgggacccccctgcCCGAGGGGGTGGTGCAGGAGGCGCATGAAGAGGGGGCGCAG gTTTTCCAggtgccgctgccgccgctgccggaGGGGGGGCATTGTTTCTATCCCCCCACGCTGATCTCGGGGGCAGCCCTGACCTCATGCTGCCTGCGGGAGCCG gcccCAGGGccgctgctggtgctgctgcccgTGCGCAGTCCCAACGAGGCCGTGGCCGTGGCCTCGGCGCTGCCCCAAACTGTGGCTGCCGCCGTCTGGGCCCAGGACGTCACtgtggccttggacactgcagACAG gctgccccagggGCTGGTGTGGCTCAACGCCCTGGACCTGTTGGACCCCAGCGGGGGCTGCGCTGGGGGGGCCATGGACACTGACCTGGATGAG GCGCTGCGAGAGTTCGGGTGCCCCCCCTGGGAACAGCCCCCCGAGGTGGATGAGCCGCTCAG cccgCTGGTGACCGCGGATGACCCCAGCGATCCCGACCTGGCTCAGGCCGTGGCCGcggcccgcggggccgccccggg GTGGGGGCGGCTGCCGGGGGCGTCTCGGGCCCGGGTGCtgcggggggcggcggccgcgctgggggggacacacgggaCCCCCAAGGACGGCGACAGCGGCGACACCGACGGGAGCCTGCGGAGGGCGCTGCTGCGCTGGGCGGCGCGCGCGGAGCGCGTGGGCGGGGCCGTGCAG GAGGTGCCCGGGGGGCGCGCGCTGGTGACGCGCAGGCCGCTGGGCGTGGTGGGCGTGGCCTGGGgctggccccgccccctgccGCTGGAGCTCCTCCCCCCGGCGCTCGCGCTCGGAAACTGCCTCGTGGTGgcggcgccccctggcggcgcCGGTCCCGTTCAGCGGCTACGGAAG GCTCTGGTGGCCGCGGGGCTCCCGGGGGGGGCCCTGGTGGTGCTTCCCGGGAATTCCCGGGGGTCCGGCTCGCGCCTGGCACGACAGCACCCGGACGGGCTGTGGCTCTGTGGGACGGACGCG GTgccgctcctgctcctcctggccgcgcccgcccccggcagctgctgctccttcgCCTTCAACCCCGTCAGCAGCACCTTCCGCGCCCACCTCAATAACCTG actccctggctgctcctcgACTACCCCGTGGCGATGCCCAGCAACCTGGAGCCG gaCAGTGGCTGCTCTGATCTCTGGAGGGTGCACTTTGGGGCAGTGGCTCTGCAGCGAATGTTGGGGGTGGCGGGGAAGGACTTGGCCCCCCTGCTCAGGACCCTCCTTGCCCAGCTCCACTTCGTGGCTGAGTGTCACATCCAG ccccccccagccctcacAGGCACCCCCGACGTCAGAGCAGGACGGGACCTGAGTGGCTGA
- the ALDH16A1 gene encoding aldehyde dehydrogenase family 16 member A1 isoform X12: protein MAALVALGAAPVAKIFSTMEEGPIPAGINPGEAWLESHGRSLGHFVAGTWLKPPGRMSLECREAATGRTVAVVPAGDSSDLAAAVAAAAAAAEAWAGLGGLERGQRLTRLATTLDGDRRGTMGALLALARGRPLSRTLGADLDLGLRLLQVPAGGAQLGPPGLEGWTPLGVVAVVLAGPCSLSALLWKLGPLLAMGNTALVLCSPATAPPLLLLGELSGEGAALPPGVLNVLAGPPGLCQALRAHPEVTSVTFLGASQEELQALVWGSPCRGPRLGGPRGGRVVVIVLDSADLDSAAAAIVATAATPPALFPWGGCVVLAQDAVAAALERRLRARLGALRVGDPLDPKTEVGPLPPGTPLPEGVVQEAHEEGAQVFQVPLPPLPEGGHCFYPPTLISGAALTSCCLREPAPGPLLVLLPVRSPNEAVAVASALPQTVAAAVWAQDVTVALDTADRLPQGLVWLNALDLLDPSGGCAGGAMDTDLDEALREFGCPPWEQPPEVDEPLSPLVTADDPSDPDLAQAVAAARGAAPGWGRLPGASRARVLRGAAAALGGTHGTPKDGDSGDTDGSLRRALLRWAARAERVGGAVQEVPGGRALVTRRPLGVVGVAWGWPRPLPLELLPPALALGNCLVVAAPPGGAGPVQRLRKALVAAGLPGGALVVLPGNSRGSGSRLARQHPDGLWLCGTDAVPLLLLLAAPAPGSCCSFAFNPVSSTFRAHLNNLTPWLLLDYPVAMPSNLEPDSGCSDLWRVHFGAVALQRMLGVAGKDLAPLLRTLLAQLHFVAECHIQPSQAPPTSEQDGT from the exons ATGGCGGCTCTGGTGGCCCTCGGGGCTGCCCCGGTCGCCAAAATCTTCTCCACGATGGAGGAGGGACCGATCCCCGCGGGGATCAACCCGGGAGAA GCGTGGCTGGAGTCCCATGGCCGCAGCCTCGGACACTTCGTGGCCGGAACGTGGCTGAAGCCACCGGGAAGGATGAGCCTGGAGTGCCGGGAGGCTGCCACGG GCCGGACGGTGGCTGTGGTGCCGGCGGGGGACAGCTCGGACCTGGCCGCGGCtgtggcggcggcggcggcagcggccgaggcctgggcagggctgggggggctcgAGCGGGGGCAGCGCCTGACCCG GCTGGCCACCACACTGGATGGTGACCGCAGGGGGACAATGGGGGCCCTGCTGGCCCTGGCCAGAGGGCGGCCACTCAGCCGGACCCTCGGGGCCGACCTGGACCTGGGGCTGCGGCTGCTTCAGGTGCCCGCAGGGGGGGCCCAGCTCGGCCCCCCTGGCCTGGAGGGCTGGACCCCACTGG GGGTGGTGGCTGTGGTCCTGGCAGGTCCCTGCTCGCTGTCAGCGCTGCTCTGGAAACTGGGGCCACTCCTCGCCATGG GGAACACGGCCCTGGTACTGTGCTCTCCGGCCACTGCccctccactgctgctgctgggggaactgagcggggagggggcagcgctgcccccCGGGGTCCTCAACGTCCTGGCCGGACCCCCGGGGCTTTGCCAGGCCTTGCGTGCCCACCCTGAGGTCACTTCTGTCACCTTCCTGGGAGCATCACAG gaggagctgcaggcactggTCTGGGGGTCCCCATGCCGAGGGCCGCGCCTGGGTGGTCCCCGTGGTGGCCGTGTCGTGGTCATCGTGCTGGACTCGGCCGACCTGGAcagcgctgctgctgccatcgTCGCCACAGCCGCCACTCCCCCTGCACtg TTCCCGTGGGGGGGCTGCGTGGTGCTGGCCCAGGACgcggtggcggcggcgctggagcggcggctccgggcccgGCTCGGGGCCCTGCGAGTTGGAGACCCCCTGGACCCCAAAACCGAGGTGGGGCCGCtgccccccgggacccccctgcCCGAGGGGGTGGTGCAGGAGGCGCATGAAGAGGGGGCGCAG gTTTTCCAggtgccgctgccgccgctgccggaGGGGGGGCATTGTTTCTATCCCCCCACGCTGATCTCGGGGGCAGCCCTGACCTCATGCTGCCTGCGGGAGCCG gcccCAGGGccgctgctggtgctgctgcccgTGCGCAGTCCCAACGAGGCCGTGGCCGTGGCCTCGGCGCTGCCCCAAACTGTGGCTGCCGCCGTCTGGGCCCAGGACGTCACtgtggccttggacactgcagACAG gctgccccagggGCTGGTGTGGCTCAACGCCCTGGACCTGTTGGACCCCAGCGGGGGCTGCGCTGGGGGGGCCATGGACACTGACCTGGATGAG GCGCTGCGAGAGTTCGGGTGCCCCCCCTGGGAACAGCCCCCCGAGGTGGATGAGCCGCTCAG cccgCTGGTGACCGCGGATGACCCCAGCGATCCCGACCTGGCTCAGGCCGTGGCCGcggcccgcggggccgccccggg GTGGGGGCGGCTGCCGGGGGCGTCTCGGGCCCGGGTGCtgcggggggcggcggccgcgctgggggggacacacgggaCCCCCAAGGACGGCGACAGCGGCGACACCGACGGGAGCCTGCGGAGGGCGCTGCTGCGCTGGGCGGCGCGCGCGGAGCGCGTGGGCGGGGCCGTGCAG GAGGTGCCCGGGGGGCGCGCGCTGGTGACGCGCAGGCCGCTGGGCGTGGTGGGCGTGGCCTGGGgctggccccgccccctgccGCTGGAGCTCCTCCCCCCGGCGCTCGCGCTCGGAAACTGCCTCGTGGTGgcggcgccccctggcggcgcCGGTCCCGTTCAGCGGCTACGGAAG GCTCTGGTGGCCGCGGGGCTCCCGGGGGGGGCCCTGGTGGTGCTTCCCGGGAATTCCCGGGGGTCCGGCTCGCGCCTGGCACGACAGCACCCGGACGGGCTGTGGCTCTGTGGGACGGACGCG GTgccgctcctgctcctcctggccgcgcccgcccccggcagctgctgctccttcgCCTTCAACCCCGTCAGCAGCACCTTCCGCGCCCACCTCAATAACCTG actccctggctgctcctcgACTACCCCGTGGCGATGCCCAGCAACCTGGAGCCG gaCAGTGGCTGCTCTGATCTCTGGAGGGTGCACTTTGGGGCAGTGGCTCTGCAGCGAATGTTGGGGGTGGCGGGGAAGGACTTGGCCCCCCTGCTCAGGACCCTCCTTGCCCAGCTCCACTTCGTGGCTGAGTGTCACATCCAG ccctcacAGGCACCCCCGACGTCAGAGCAGGACGGGACCTGA
- the ALDH16A1 gene encoding aldehyde dehydrogenase family 16 member A1 isoform X13, translating into MAALVALGAAPVAKIFSTMEEGPIPAGINPGEAWLESHGRSLGHFVAGTWLKPPGRMSLECREAATGRTVAVVPAGDSSDLAAAVAAAAAAAEAWAGLGGLERGQRLTRLATTLDGDRRGTMGALLALARGRPLSRTLGADLDLGLRLLQVPAGGAQLGPPGLEGWTPLGVVAVVLAGPCSLSALLWKLGPLLAMGNTALVLCSPATAPPLLLLGELSGEGAALPPGVLNVLAGPPGLCQALRAHPEVTSVTFLGASQEELQALVWGSPCRGPRLGGPRGGRVVVIVLDSADLDSAAAAIVATAATPPALFPWGGCVVLAQDAVAAALERRLRARLGALRVGDPLDPKTEVGPLPPGTPLPEGVVQEAHEEGAQVFQVPLPPLPEGGHCFYPPTLISGAALTSCCLREPAPGPLLVLLPVRSPNEAVAVASALPQTVAAAVWAQDVTVALDTADRLPQGLVWLNALDLLDPSGGCAGGAMDTDLDEALREFGCPPWEQPPEVDEPLSPLVTADDPSDPDLAQAVAAARGAAPGWGRLPGASRARVLRGAAAALGGTHGTPKDGDSGDTDGSLRRALLRWAARAERVGGAVQEVPGGRALVTRRPLGVVGVAWGWPRPLPLELLPPALALGNCLVVAAPPGGAGPVQRLRKALVAAGLPGGALVVLPGNSRGSGSRLARQHPDGLWLCGTDAVPLLLLLAAPAPGSCCSFAFNPVSSTFRAHLNNLTPWLLLDYPVAMPSNLEPDSGCSDLWRVHFGAVALQRMLGVAGKDLAPLLRTLLAQLHFVAECHIQDGT; encoded by the exons ATGGCGGCTCTGGTGGCCCTCGGGGCTGCCCCGGTCGCCAAAATCTTCTCCACGATGGAGGAGGGACCGATCCCCGCGGGGATCAACCCGGGAGAA GCGTGGCTGGAGTCCCATGGCCGCAGCCTCGGACACTTCGTGGCCGGAACGTGGCTGAAGCCACCGGGAAGGATGAGCCTGGAGTGCCGGGAGGCTGCCACGG GCCGGACGGTGGCTGTGGTGCCGGCGGGGGACAGCTCGGACCTGGCCGCGGCtgtggcggcggcggcggcagcggccgaggcctgggcagggctgggggggctcgAGCGGGGGCAGCGCCTGACCCG GCTGGCCACCACACTGGATGGTGACCGCAGGGGGACAATGGGGGCCCTGCTGGCCCTGGCCAGAGGGCGGCCACTCAGCCGGACCCTCGGGGCCGACCTGGACCTGGGGCTGCGGCTGCTTCAGGTGCCCGCAGGGGGGGCCCAGCTCGGCCCCCCTGGCCTGGAGGGCTGGACCCCACTGG GGGTGGTGGCTGTGGTCCTGGCAGGTCCCTGCTCGCTGTCAGCGCTGCTCTGGAAACTGGGGCCACTCCTCGCCATGG GGAACACGGCCCTGGTACTGTGCTCTCCGGCCACTGCccctccactgctgctgctgggggaactgagcggggagggggcagcgctgcccccCGGGGTCCTCAACGTCCTGGCCGGACCCCCGGGGCTTTGCCAGGCCTTGCGTGCCCACCCTGAGGTCACTTCTGTCACCTTCCTGGGAGCATCACAG gaggagctgcaggcactggTCTGGGGGTCCCCATGCCGAGGGCCGCGCCTGGGTGGTCCCCGTGGTGGCCGTGTCGTGGTCATCGTGCTGGACTCGGCCGACCTGGAcagcgctgctgctgccatcgTCGCCACAGCCGCCACTCCCCCTGCACtg TTCCCGTGGGGGGGCTGCGTGGTGCTGGCCCAGGACgcggtggcggcggcgctggagcggcggctccgggcccgGCTCGGGGCCCTGCGAGTTGGAGACCCCCTGGACCCCAAAACCGAGGTGGGGCCGCtgccccccgggacccccctgcCCGAGGGGGTGGTGCAGGAGGCGCATGAAGAGGGGGCGCAG gTTTTCCAggtgccgctgccgccgctgccggaGGGGGGGCATTGTTTCTATCCCCCCACGCTGATCTCGGGGGCAGCCCTGACCTCATGCTGCCTGCGGGAGCCG gcccCAGGGccgctgctggtgctgctgcccgTGCGCAGTCCCAACGAGGCCGTGGCCGTGGCCTCGGCGCTGCCCCAAACTGTGGCTGCCGCCGTCTGGGCCCAGGACGTCACtgtggccttggacactgcagACAG gctgccccagggGCTGGTGTGGCTCAACGCCCTGGACCTGTTGGACCCCAGCGGGGGCTGCGCTGGGGGGGCCATGGACACTGACCTGGATGAG GCGCTGCGAGAGTTCGGGTGCCCCCCCTGGGAACAGCCCCCCGAGGTGGATGAGCCGCTCAG cccgCTGGTGACCGCGGATGACCCCAGCGATCCCGACCTGGCTCAGGCCGTGGCCGcggcccgcggggccgccccggg GTGGGGGCGGCTGCCGGGGGCGTCTCGGGCCCGGGTGCtgcggggggcggcggccgcgctgggggggacacacgggaCCCCCAAGGACGGCGACAGCGGCGACACCGACGGGAGCCTGCGGAGGGCGCTGCTGCGCTGGGCGGCGCGCGCGGAGCGCGTGGGCGGGGCCGTGCAG GAGGTGCCCGGGGGGCGCGCGCTGGTGACGCGCAGGCCGCTGGGCGTGGTGGGCGTGGCCTGGGgctggccccgccccctgccGCTGGAGCTCCTCCCCCCGGCGCTCGCGCTCGGAAACTGCCTCGTGGTGgcggcgccccctggcggcgcCGGTCCCGTTCAGCGGCTACGGAAG GCTCTGGTGGCCGCGGGGCTCCCGGGGGGGGCCCTGGTGGTGCTTCCCGGGAATTCCCGGGGGTCCGGCTCGCGCCTGGCACGACAGCACCCGGACGGGCTGTGGCTCTGTGGGACGGACGCG GTgccgctcctgctcctcctggccgcgcccgcccccggcagctgctgctccttcgCCTTCAACCCCGTCAGCAGCACCTTCCGCGCCCACCTCAATAACCTG actccctggctgctcctcgACTACCCCGTGGCGATGCCCAGCAACCTGGAGCCG gaCAGTGGCTGCTCTGATCTCTGGAGGGTGCACTTTGGGGCAGTGGCTCTGCAGCGAATGTTGGGGGTGGCGGGGAAGGACTTGGCCCCCCTGCTCAGGACCCTCCTTGCCCAGCTCCACTTCGTGGCTGAGTGTCACATCCAG GACGGGACCTGA
- the ALDH16A1 gene encoding aldehyde dehydrogenase family 16 member A1 isoform X6 → MAALVALGAAPVAKIFSTMEEGPIPAGINPGEAWLESHGRSLGHFVAGTWLKPPGRMSLECREAATGRTVAVVPAGDSSDLAAAVAAAAAAAEAWAGLGGLERGQRLTRLATTLDGDRRGTMGALLALARGRPLSRTLGADLDLGLRLLQVPAGGAQLGPPGLEGWTPLGVVAVVLAGPCSLSALLWKLGPLLAMGNTALVLCSPATAPPLLLLGELSGEGAALPPGVLNVLAGPPGLCQALRAHPEVTSVTFLGASQEELQALVWGSPCRGPRLGGPRGGRVVVIVLDSADLDSAAAAIVATAATPPALFPWGGCVVLAQDAVAAALERRLRARLGALRVGDPLDPKTEVGPLPPGTPLPEGVVQEAHEEGAQVFQVPLPPLPEGGHCFYPPTLISGAALTSCCLREPAPGPLLVLLPVRSPNEAVAVASALPQTVAAAVWAQDVTVALDTADRLPQGLVWLNALDLLDPSGGCAGGAMDTDLDEALREFGCPPWEQPPEVDEPLSPLVTADDPSDPDLAQAVAAARGAAPGWGRLPGASRARVLRGAAAALGGTHGTPKDGDSGDTDGSLRRALLRWAARAERVGGAVQEVPGGRALVTRRPLGVVGVAWGWPRPLPLELLPPALALGNCLVVAAPPGGAGPVQRLRKALVAAGLPGGALVVLPGNSRGSGSRLARQHPDGLWLCGTDAVPLLLLLAAPAPGSCCSFAFNPVSSTFRAHLNNLTPWLLLDYPVAMPSNLEPGCVRLEMVNVSQLLETLVQHLGELQGRPPHFPGCAHLRCQPGSPLGPPRDPQDPSRAAADPHLPPGPALTSLAVRHEGTLGARQGPPSPAGHGLVLLGGVGGALGLAAAAWMLWRRPCAQAGLNHWSETGMPQFPAGSPWGPHRDLLEPQRDGGARPGLRSAHKADVDTLTLTLTLLWEELGGLG, encoded by the exons ATGGCGGCTCTGGTGGCCCTCGGGGCTGCCCCGGTCGCCAAAATCTTCTCCACGATGGAGGAGGGACCGATCCCCGCGGGGATCAACCCGGGAGAA GCGTGGCTGGAGTCCCATGGCCGCAGCCTCGGACACTTCGTGGCCGGAACGTGGCTGAAGCCACCGGGAAGGATGAGCCTGGAGTGCCGGGAGGCTGCCACGG GCCGGACGGTGGCTGTGGTGCCGGCGGGGGACAGCTCGGACCTGGCCGCGGCtgtggcggcggcggcggcagcggccgaggcctgggcagggctgggggggctcgAGCGGGGGCAGCGCCTGACCCG GCTGGCCACCACACTGGATGGTGACCGCAGGGGGACAATGGGGGCCCTGCTGGCCCTGGCCAGAGGGCGGCCACTCAGCCGGACCCTCGGGGCCGACCTGGACCTGGGGCTGCGGCTGCTTCAGGTGCCCGCAGGGGGGGCCCAGCTCGGCCCCCCTGGCCTGGAGGGCTGGACCCCACTGG GGGTGGTGGCTGTGGTCCTGGCAGGTCCCTGCTCGCTGTCAGCGCTGCTCTGGAAACTGGGGCCACTCCTCGCCATGG GGAACACGGCCCTGGTACTGTGCTCTCCGGCCACTGCccctccactgctgctgctgggggaactgagcggggagggggcagcgctgcccccCGGGGTCCTCAACGTCCTGGCCGGACCCCCGGGGCTTTGCCAGGCCTTGCGTGCCCACCCTGAGGTCACTTCTGTCACCTTCCTGGGAGCATCACAG gaggagctgcaggcactggTCTGGGGGTCCCCATGCCGAGGGCCGCGCCTGGGTGGTCCCCGTGGTGGCCGTGTCGTGGTCATCGTGCTGGACTCGGCCGACCTGGAcagcgctgctgctgccatcgTCGCCACAGCCGCCACTCCCCCTGCACtg TTCCCGTGGGGGGGCTGCGTGGTGCTGGCCCAGGACgcggtggcggcggcgctggagcggcggctccgggcccgGCTCGGGGCCCTGCGAGTTGGAGACCCCCTGGACCCCAAAACCGAGGTGGGGCCGCtgccccccgggacccccctgcCCGAGGGGGTGGTGCAGGAGGCGCATGAAGAGGGGGCGCAG gTTTTCCAggtgccgctgccgccgctgccggaGGGGGGGCATTGTTTCTATCCCCCCACGCTGATCTCGGGGGCAGCCCTGACCTCATGCTGCCTGCGGGAGCCG gcccCAGGGccgctgctggtgctgctgcccgTGCGCAGTCCCAACGAGGCCGTGGCCGTGGCCTCGGCGCTGCCCCAAACTGTGGCTGCCGCCGTCTGGGCCCAGGACGTCACtgtggccttggacactgcagACAG gctgccccagggGCTGGTGTGGCTCAACGCCCTGGACCTGTTGGACCCCAGCGGGGGCTGCGCTGGGGGGGCCATGGACACTGACCTGGATGAG GCGCTGCGAGAGTTCGGGTGCCCCCCCTGGGAACAGCCCCCCGAGGTGGATGAGCCGCTCAG cccgCTGGTGACCGCGGATGACCCCAGCGATCCCGACCTGGCTCAGGCCGTGGCCGcggcccgcggggccgccccggg GTGGGGGCGGCTGCCGGGGGCGTCTCGGGCCCGGGTGCtgcggggggcggcggccgcgctgggggggacacacgggaCCCCCAAGGACGGCGACAGCGGCGACACCGACGGGAGCCTGCGGAGGGCGCTGCTGCGCTGGGCGGCGCGCGCGGAGCGCGTGGGCGGGGCCGTGCAG GAGGTGCCCGGGGGGCGCGCGCTGGTGACGCGCAGGCCGCTGGGCGTGGTGGGCGTGGCCTGGGgctggccccgccccctgccGCTGGAGCTCCTCCCCCCGGCGCTCGCGCTCGGAAACTGCCTCGTGGTGgcggcgccccctggcggcgcCGGTCCCGTTCAGCGGCTACGGAAG GCTCTGGTGGCCGCGGGGCTCCCGGGGGGGGCCCTGGTGGTGCTTCCCGGGAATTCCCGGGGGTCCGGCTCGCGCCTGGCACGACAGCACCCGGACGGGCTGTGGCTCTGTGGGACGGACGCG GTgccgctcctgctcctcctggccgcgcccgcccccggcagctgctgctccttcgCCTTCAACCCCGTCAGCAGCACCTTCCGCGCCCACCTCAATAACCTG actccctggctgctcctcgACTACCCCGTGGCGATGCCCAGCAACCTGGAGCCG ggctgtgtccggcTGGAGATGGTGAACGTGTCGCAGCTGCTGGAGACCCTGGTGCAGCACCTGGGGGAGCTGCAAGGGAGACCCCCCCACTTCCCTGGCTGCGCCCACCTGCGCTGCCAGCCAGGTAGCCCCCTGGGACCCCCGAGagacccccaggacccctccagggcagctgctgaCCCCCATCTCCCCCCAGGCCCAGCGCTGACTAGCCTGGCCGTGCGGCACGAGGGGACCCTGGGGGCCAGGCAgggaccccccagccctgctggacacgggctggtgctgctggggggagTCGGGGGGGCCCTGGGCCTGGCGGCGGCAGCCTGGATGCTGTGGAGGAGaccctgtgcccag GCTGGCCTGAACCACTGGTCAGAGACTGGGATGCCCCAGTTCCCTGCTGGAAGCCCTTGGGGGCCACACCGGGATCTCCTGGAGCCACAGAGAGACGGGGGGGCCCGGCCTGGCCTCCGCAGTGCCCATAAAGCTGATGTGGACACCTTGACTCTGACCCTGACCCTGCTCTGGGAGGAACTGGGTGGACTGGGATGA